The following are encoded in a window of Flavobacterium psychrotrophum genomic DNA:
- a CDS encoding glycoside hydrolase family 130 protein, translating into MKFRNILYTGLVFSSVAALYSCKQAVQENTVAQNTLAVAPETTVQAAKSWAITGFKRPDGVNPVLAPLQNTTFYSDLNKKDIAWESNDVFNPAAAVLGDSIYVLYRAEDKSGTGIGERTSRIGLAATADGFSMKRRSRPVVFPGNDSQKEFEWPGGCEDPRVAVTEDGTYVMMYTQWNKKVPRLGVATSKNLVNWTKHGPAFSKAYNGKFKDVFSKSASVVTKIVNGKMVITKINGKYLMYWGEKGVNLATSTDLINWEPQTDKNGELVELMTPRKGYFDSQLTECGPPAVLTKDGIVLMYNGKNLAGADGDKNYTENSYCAGQALFSKDDPTKLLDRLDQPFLVPEASFEKSGQYPAGTVFIEGLVLFKNKWYLYYGCADSRVAVVVADNKK; encoded by the coding sequence ATGAAATTTAGAAATATATTATATACAGGCTTGGTATTTTCGTCGGTTGCTGCGCTATACAGCTGTAAACAAGCGGTACAGGAAAATACTGTTGCCCAAAATACGCTTGCGGTTGCTCCCGAAACAACTGTGCAAGCTGCCAAAAGCTGGGCTATTACAGGCTTTAAAAGGCCTGATGGTGTAAACCCGGTACTGGCTCCGTTGCAAAATACTACCTTTTATTCAGACCTTAATAAAAAAGACATCGCTTGGGAATCTAACGATGTCTTTAATCCTGCGGCAGCAGTACTGGGAGACAGCATTTATGTACTGTACCGTGCCGAAGATAAATCGGGTACCGGCATAGGCGAACGTACATCACGCATTGGCCTTGCAGCTACAGCCGATGGCTTTAGCATGAAAAGACGCTCAAGACCCGTTGTATTTCCGGGTAACGACAGCCAGAAAGAGTTTGAGTGGCCGGGAGGCTGCGAAGACCCACGTGTTGCCGTAACCGAAGATGGAACCTATGTAATGATGTATACACAATGGAATAAAAAAGTACCGCGCCTTGGCGTAGCTACTTCTAAAAACCTTGTAAACTGGACCAAACACGGCCCGGCATTTAGCAAAGCCTATAATGGCAAGTTTAAAGATGTATTCAGTAAGTCAGCTTCGGTAGTAACAAAAATTGTCAATGGCAAAATGGTTATTACAAAGATTAATGGCAAGTATTTAATGTATTGGGGAGAAAAAGGTGTAAACCTGGCAACTTCTACAGACCTAATAAACTGGGAGCCACAAACAGATAAAAATGGCGAACTGGTAGAACTGATGACACCGCGCAAAGGCTATTTTGACAGCCAGCTTACTGAGTGTGGCCCACCTGCGGTACTTACTAAAGACGGCATTGTACTTATGTATAACGGTAAAAACCTTGCGGGTGCCGATGGCGATAAAAACTATACAGAAAACAGTTACTGTGCAGGGCAGGCACTTTTTAGTAAAGACGACCCTACAAAACTTTTAGACCGTCTTGACCAGCCGTTTCTTGTACCGGAAGCTTCTTTCGAAAAAAGCGGACAATACCCCGCAGGCACGGTGTTTATAGAAGGGCTTGTATTGTTTAAAAACAAATGGTACCTGTACTATGGCTGTGCTGACTCAAGGGTGGCTGTTGTAGTAGCAGATAATAAAAAATAA
- a CDS encoding DUF4185 domain-containing protein yields MKKIVTLFSVLLSMLILVVACQEDDYIAPPNPGRMIKSFKLEQGQVGTELINGNSDPGKIVVKVEASANLTAIVPVIVLSTDATISPASGEPIDISVNRTVTYTVTAASGEQKQWEVEFNVVDANLSDYGAYIIKSVASQKNLSIEGDTLYNNKYWDAAKIILETPNSDHVAGLKKYQKWHVIYHATTNDIKYYKIRNMFSGKFITAPSGDNTNTAGAQILQVGYNPTPVNENLELWKAEKVNGSYKFINKANGLVLTDLPATQIGAVAKAIQTAESTEDTQSWTLVPIQNEAYKDDVFNNFFERNETYMGSVAFDQGNSIPLTWGPNAGKVLWVTEDSYDGASLRDNAMFPCGQFFSYNNSILIQPSATDWDPTHTVNMTNTQATAHPRLMFDDTPGNDWIWPGTGVEIGDKVYMYAGEGQGLSNNQSAMYVLTQNSGTAWNVERRTPAGVTGASGWVKGGDGYVYAYQPEGFNFGYESYMHVARFPENDPNTWSFWNGSSWVAQQPTGSTGSVFTGLANNSVEKVNGKYVLMTVNQGFFCDQDRGKVYISTASTPTGPWTPKKLVYQITDYLNGKATKYYTVIIHPHSDNNHNELLLSFSVNYEACGQSNCSGAYLDPYYYRIKGIRVPYDLIGL; encoded by the coding sequence ATGAAAAAAATAGTTACACTATTCAGCGTGCTTTTAAGTATGCTTATATTGGTGGTTGCCTGCCAGGAAGATGATTATATAGCACCGCCAAATCCAGGCAGGATGATAAAAAGCTTTAAGCTGGAGCAGGGACAGGTGGGCACAGAGCTTATCAACGGAAATTCAGATCCGGGTAAGATCGTTGTAAAAGTAGAAGCCTCGGCTAACCTTACCGCTATAGTTCCTGTAATTGTATTATCTACCGATGCTACTATTTCTCCGGCTTCAGGCGAGCCTATTGATATTTCTGTTAACCGTACTGTAACTTATACGGTAACTGCAGCATCGGGAGAGCAAAAGCAATGGGAGGTAGAGTTTAACGTAGTAGATGCTAATCTTTCTGATTATGGCGCATACATTATTAAGAGTGTGGCATCACAAAAAAACCTGAGTATAGAGGGCGATACCCTGTATAATAATAAATACTGGGATGCTGCTAAAATCATACTGGAAACACCAAATTCAGACCATGTAGCAGGGCTTAAAAAATACCAGAAGTGGCATGTAATTTATCATGCTACTACAAATGATATTAAGTATTACAAAATAAGGAATATGTTTTCGGGAAAGTTTATAACTGCGCCTTCAGGAGATAACACTAACACGGCAGGTGCACAGATATTGCAGGTAGGTTACAACCCAACTCCGGTAAATGAAAACCTTGAATTGTGGAAAGCTGAGAAAGTAAACGGCAGCTATAAATTTATCAATAAAGCGAATGGTCTTGTACTTACTGATCTTCCGGCGACACAAATAGGGGCGGTGGCTAAAGCGATACAAACAGCCGAATCTACCGAGGATACTCAAAGCTGGACTTTAGTTCCCATACAAAATGAAGCGTATAAAGATGACGTTTTCAACAACTTCTTTGAGCGTAATGAAACCTACATGGGTTCTGTTGCTTTTGATCAGGGTAACAGCATCCCGCTTACATGGGGGCCTAATGCAGGAAAAGTACTTTGGGTTACAGAAGATTCTTATGATGGTGCTTCACTTAGAGATAATGCCATGTTTCCGTGCGGGCAGTTCTTTAGTTACAATAACTCTATCCTGATACAGCCAAGCGCTACAGACTGGGATCCTACGCATACCGTAAACATGACTAATACGCAGGCAACGGCGCATCCACGCCTTATGTTTGACGATACTCCGGGCAACGACTGGATATGGCCGGGAACGGGTGTAGAAATAGGCGATAAGGTGTATATGTACGCCGGCGAGGGGCAGGGACTAAGTAACAACCAGAGTGCTATGTATGTGCTTACCCAGAATAGCGGAACGGCATGGAATGTAGAAAGGCGCACTCCTGCCGGTGTTACCGGTGCATCTGGATGGGTAAAAGGAGGTGACGGTTATGTATATGCCTACCAGCCCGAAGGTTTTAACTTTGGTTATGAAAGTTATATGCACGTAGCAAGGTTTCCTGAAAATGACCCCAATACATGGTCGTTCTGGAATGGTAGCTCCTGGGTTGCACAGCAACCTACAGGTAGTACGGGATCTGTATTTACTGGCCTTGCCAATAACAGTGTAGAGAAAGTAAACGGTAAATATGTTCTAATGACGGTAAACCAAGGGTTCTTTTGCGACCAGGACAGGGGCAAGGTATACATATCTACAGCAAGTACCCCTACCGGGCCATGGACACCAAAAAAACTGGTATACCAGATAACAGATTACCTGAATGGTAAAGCAACAAAATATTATACAGTAATCATACATCCACATTCTGACAATAATCACAATGAGCTCTTACTAAGCTTTAGTGTAAATTATGAAGCTTGCGGACAGAGCAATTGCTCAGGTGCTTACCTTGATCCTTATTATTACAGGATTAAAGGTATAAGGGTACCGTATGACCTGATAGGGCTTTAG
- a CDS encoding GH92 family glycosyl hydrolase codes for MKLFITHHTQFAKRFYHKSLGSAALLAGVLLFSSVAYAQKNKNVTKPAAQVKYAELVNTEIGNKGKGHDVSEQYLEAGYTFPGAMYPFGMAQFTPTFFAPNKGFVINQYSGAGCEHMGNCPTLALPGTLQKSPDDMLQPGTVIKTQKAVAGYYKALIENSGITGEFTVTQRTGMAKFSFPASESKGTVIVGTGINAGVIKKANVKVTGKRSFEGYADGGSFCGYDTPYMVYFAGEFSADALETGVWEKASLKKAAEASGQNSGTYFTFDVSGGKTVTYKIGISYVSLENAKENLKAENAGWDFEKTKNKAMQAWDTQLSKVKVEGADKGHITEFYTGLYHTFTHPGVFNDVNGQYMGADFKVHKAEGFNYYTAFSNWDTYRTQIQLVAMLAPKEAGDMVKSLIAFAEQSGGGWPRWVLANIETGIMQGDPTSVLVANAYAFGAKDFDLKKALEIMRRGAEVPGTKSQKEETRPFVAQYLEKGYAPASMSLEYNSADFAIAQFAKQALKDNALYTKYLKESQKWKNLYNPKTKWLQSRNADGSWKPLTDDMREASYKNYFWMVPHNLGKLIDTIGGKQFAEQRLDEFFTKLNADYNDEWFAAGNEPDFQVPWVYNWTNTPYKTQSLVKRIIAEQYSNRDSGLPGNDDLGAMGAFYVFANVGLFPVVPAVGGFSITSPSFTKIEIALQGGKTLTILGGNEGEAKPFINSLEWNGKKYNNTWIPLSELAKGGKLRFDLSATPNKAWGKTATPPSFDSK; via the coding sequence ATGAAATTATTTATAACGCATCATACACAATTTGCTAAAAGGTTTTATCATAAATCGTTAGGTAGTGCCGCACTGCTTGCAGGTGTACTTTTATTCTCGTCAGTTGCGTATGCCCAAAAGAATAAAAATGTAACCAAGCCGGCAGCCCAGGTAAAATATGCCGAACTGGTTAATACCGAAATTGGTAACAAAGGTAAAGGGCATGACGTAAGCGAACAGTACCTGGAAGCAGGATATACGTTTCCGGGAGCCATGTATCCCTTTGGTATGGCTCAGTTTACGCCTACATTTTTTGCACCTAATAAAGGCTTTGTAATAAACCAGTACAGCGGTGCAGGTTGCGAGCATATGGGCAACTGCCCAACATTAGCGTTGCCGGGTACTTTGCAAAAATCGCCGGATGATATGCTGCAACCGGGCACGGTTATCAAAACCCAAAAAGCAGTTGCAGGGTACTATAAGGCACTTATAGAAAACAGTGGCATAACAGGAGAGTTTACCGTAACACAAAGAACCGGTATGGCTAAATTCAGTTTTCCTGCTTCAGAAAGCAAGGGAACTGTTATAGTTGGTACGGGTATAAATGCCGGGGTAATAAAAAAAGCAAATGTAAAAGTAACGGGTAAAAGGTCGTTCGAAGGCTATGCCGATGGCGGATCATTCTGTGGTTACGATACACCTTACATGGTTTATTTTGCAGGTGAGTTTAGTGCAGATGCACTTGAAACAGGCGTTTGGGAAAAAGCATCACTTAAAAAAGCTGCCGAAGCCTCAGGGCAAAACTCAGGAACTTATTTTACGTTTGATGTTTCAGGGGGTAAAACCGTTACATACAAAATAGGTATTTCGTATGTATCTCTCGAAAATGCGAAAGAAAACCTGAAAGCAGAAAATGCCGGATGGGATTTTGAGAAGACAAAAAACAAAGCCATGCAAGCCTGGGATACACAGCTAAGCAAAGTAAAAGTAGAGGGTGCAGACAAAGGCCATATAACAGAATTTTATACCGGCCTGTACCATACATTTACCCATCCGGGTGTGTTTAACGATGTTAACGGCCAGTACATGGGCGCCGATTTTAAAGTGCACAAGGCAGAAGGCTTTAATTATTATACTGCTTTTAGTAACTGGGACACTTACCGTACACAAATACAACTTGTAGCCATGCTTGCCCCAAAAGAGGCTGGCGATATGGTAAAATCGCTTATTGCGTTTGCAGAACAGTCTGGTGGCGGATGGCCGCGCTGGGTACTGGCAAATATTGAAACCGGTATCATGCAGGGCGACCCTACATCGGTACTGGTAGCTAATGCCTATGCTTTTGGGGCGAAAGATTTTGACCTGAAAAAAGCGCTTGAAATTATGCGCCGTGGTGCAGAAGTACCCGGTACTAAATCGCAAAAAGAAGAAACACGTCCGTTTGTAGCGCAATACCTTGAAAAAGGATATGCCCCGGCTTCTATGAGCCTGGAATATAACTCGGCAGATTTTGCGATTGCCCAATTTGCAAAGCAGGCACTTAAAGATAATGCGTTGTATACCAAATATCTTAAGGAATCTCAAAAATGGAAAAACCTTTATAACCCTAAAACCAAATGGCTACAATCGCGTAATGCCGATGGCAGCTGGAAACCGCTTACCGATGATATGCGTGAGGCGAGTTATAAAAATTACTTCTGGATGGTGCCGCACAATCTTGGTAAGCTAATCGATACCATAGGTGGTAAACAGTTTGCAGAGCAGCGCCTTGACGAGTTCTTTACAAAACTAAATGCTGATTACAATGACGAATGGTTTGCGGCCGGTAACGAACCTGATTTTCAGGTGCCGTGGGTATATAACTGGACGAATACACCTTATAAAACACAAAGCCTTGTAAAAAGAATCATTGCAGAACAGTATTCTAACCGTGACAGCGGCCTGCCGGGTAATGATGACCTGGGTGCTATGGGTGCATTTTATGTATTTGCAAACGTAGGCCTGTTTCCGGTAGTTCCTGCTGTAGGCGGGTTTTCTATAACCAGCCCGTCTTTTACTAAAATAGAAATTGCCTTGCAGGGCGGTAAAACTCTTACCATTCTTGGTGGTAATGAGGGTGAGGCTAAGCCCTTTATCAATTCGCTTGAATGGAACGGTAAAAAGTATAACAACACCTGGATACCCCTTAGCGAACTGGCTAAAGGCGGTAAACTAAGGTTTGATCTTTCGGCTACGCCAAATAAGGCGTGGGGCAAAACGGCAACCCCACCATCTTTCGATTCAAAATAA
- a CDS encoding twin-arginine translocation signal domain-containing protein gives MDNKRRDFIKNSAIAGAGLLVMPSVVFAGESSFIEDAIVKEDLFLLDMVHHNPGETKTESKFTDPAFLKSYGYGAKVFFLFEAAQFGIDWNTLDRAVFPTDSDGEKWIAEKKAILNREYNKTKQVGLSVYCMLDMLVFPTALVEKHKTEMCNSAGKIDITKPFTQQAVKSLLEQMFDTYPQLDGLVIRTGETYLQDAPHHTGGSPVVNGLADHVVLLNILREVVCVQRNKKLFYRTWDISRFHPLPKHYLEVTNQVSAHDNLYFSIKHTIVDFWRMGVDSNRPAWGSFDSFWIDEASKYGVPFNPCLGIGKHKQIVEVQCQREYEGKASHPNYIAKGVIDRFKELENLPSPQCLNEFKKSGLFAGVWTWSRGGGWGGPYTKYELWPELNAYVMAQWAKHPAKTEKDIFKGFCKMKGVPETQVDDFHKLCLLSADGVFKGNYSAMGNVFINWTRDDKAFGLHFLESSFKHIVEQNKVDAYLAEKEEAASIWNEIRLLSGKILFANAEETTFLKASCEYGFLKYSFFAAAWNVLLRYYEQNYRGKTDYEQLRSYIKDYDDKWNKWKIFTEINAYSPTLYSLEADFFGNKVGLKDTVDKIRVLVE, from the coding sequence ATGGATAATAAAAGGAGAGACTTTATTAAAAACTCAGCAATTGCCGGTGCCGGGCTGCTTGTAATGCCATCGGTGGTTTTTGCGGGTGAGTCATCTTTTATAGAAGATGCAATCGTTAAGGAGGATCTCTTTTTGCTTGACATGGTACACCATAATCCCGGCGAGACTAAAACAGAATCTAAATTTACAGATCCTGCTTTTTTAAAGTCCTATGGTTATGGAGCTAAAGTGTTTTTTCTTTTTGAAGCAGCGCAGTTTGGTATAGACTGGAACACATTAGACAGGGCTGTTTTTCCAACAGATTCTGATGGAGAAAAGTGGATTGCTGAAAAGAAAGCGATCCTTAACCGTGAATACAACAAAACAAAACAGGTCGGGCTAAGTGTGTATTGTATGCTGGATATGTTGGTTTTTCCAACTGCATTGGTTGAGAAGCACAAAACAGAAATGTGCAACAGTGCCGGTAAAATAGACATTACCAAACCCTTTACACAACAGGCCGTTAAAAGCTTACTGGAGCAAATGTTTGATACCTATCCGCAACTAGATGGGCTGGTAATCCGTACGGGAGAAACCTATTTGCAGGACGCCCCGCACCATACAGGAGGCAGTCCAGTAGTTAACGGGCTTGCTGATCATGTAGTGTTGCTAAACATTTTAAGGGAAGTGGTATGCGTGCAGCGAAACAAAAAACTGTTTTACCGCACGTGGGACATCAGCAGGTTTCACCCGTTGCCCAAACATTATTTAGAGGTTACGAATCAGGTGTCCGCACATGATAATTTATATTTTTCTATAAAGCACACCATTGTTGATTTTTGGCGCATGGGCGTGGACAGCAACAGGCCTGCCTGGGGTAGTTTTGATAGTTTTTGGATAGACGAGGCAAGCAAATATGGTGTGCCTTTTAACCCCTGCCTGGGTATTGGCAAACATAAGCAGATAGTAGAGGTACAGTGCCAGCGCGAATATGAAGGCAAGGCATCGCACCCTAATTATATTGCAAAAGGTGTAATAGACCGTTTTAAAGAGCTTGAAAATTTGCCATCACCCCAGTGCCTAAACGAGTTCAAAAAGTCGGGCTTGTTTGCAGGCGTATGGACGTGGTCTCGCGGTGGCGGATGGGGTGGGCCATATACCAAATATGAATTATGGCCGGAACTTAATGCGTATGTAATGGCACAATGGGCAAAGCATCCTGCAAAGACAGAGAAAGACATTTTTAAGGGCTTTTGCAAAATGAAGGGTGTGCCGGAGACTCAGGTAGATGATTTCCATAAGCTATGCCTGCTTTCGGCAGATGGTGTTTTTAAAGGTAATTACAGTGCCATGGGTAATGTATTTATAAACTGGACGCGCGATGATAAGGCTTTTGGGCTTCATTTTCTTGAAAGTAGTTTTAAGCATATCGTAGAGCAAAATAAGGTTGATGCTTATTTGGCTGAAAAAGAAGAAGCCGCATCAATATGGAATGAGATCAGGCTGCTGTCAGGTAAAATACTGTTTGCAAATGCTGAGGAGACAACGTTTTTAAAAGCTTCGTGCGAATATGGCTTCCTGAAATACAGCTTTTTTGCAGCTGCCTGGAACGTGTTGCTGCGCTATTATGAGCAAAACTACCGGGGTAAAACAGATTATGAACAATTACGGTCTTACATAAAAGACTATGACGATAAATGGAATAAGTGGAAAATTTTTACAGAGATAAACGCTTACAGCCCTACACTATACAGTCTGGAGGCAGACTTTTTTGGCAACAAAGTGGGGCTAAAAGATACAGTTGATAAAATCAGGGTTTTAGTTGAATAA
- a CDS encoding TIM-barrel domain-containing protein — MKYIKVFITIMVTAAFINVQAQESYLVEKDIAVFYPPNFDAAQTLPSVAVIHPLDNKGTLPKSWKMIPQFKLSGGKSIMEMRYDEGTDLYGTGEVTGSLRRNDKNITLWNTDNGLYLQHNGDRLYQSHPWILGVRADGSAFGILADNTWKQEVKLTQPISIVSEGPAFRVIVIEKKSPQEVVKALAQLTGTLELPPMWALGYQQSRFSYYPQGQVQEIADNFRSKKIPLDVIWMDINYMDNFKIFTFDSNGYADPKGLNKYLHSKSVKSVYMIDPGVKKEAGYKVYDQGQAGNHWVADKNGQPFVGKVWPEACVFPDFTNPKTRTWWSGLYKDFMALGIDGVWNDMNEPSVFNGPDGSMPADNKHTGGDGLAAGPHLRYHNIFGMMMVKATREGILAANPDKRPFVLSRSNFIGGQRYAATWTGDNASKFDYLKTSIPMSINLGLSGQPFSGPDIGGFDGDCDAKLFSQWIAVGAYYPFCRNHTTTGSAAQEPWAYGTEVENISRNAINRRYRLLPYLYTLFREASQSGMPVMRPVFFADTKNKALRSEDQAFLLGGDLLVIPRWAEKTQLPQGNWVNVPFEDTDDGQQAIVKIRPGAIVPLGNVVQSTEEYAPKEITLLLNPDEKGNVYGEFYDDAKDGFGYKTGDFVLIKFEGKVKAGKVSVKVKQAEGKRKIAPRYRIGLVTKTGIKYSSWQEGDTVTL, encoded by the coding sequence ATGAAATATATCAAAGTGTTCATTACCATAATGGTTACTGCTGCTTTTATAAATGTACAGGCACAGGAATCATATTTGGTTGAAAAAGATATTGCTGTTTTTTACCCGCCAAATTTTGATGCGGCGCAAACGTTGCCTTCTGTAGCTGTAATTCATCCTTTAGATAATAAAGGGACATTGCCAAAAAGCTGGAAGATGATACCGCAGTTTAAGCTGTCTGGTGGTAAAAGCATTATGGAAATGCGTTATGATGAAGGTACAGACCTTTATGGTACCGGTGAGGTAACCGGAAGCCTGAGGCGCAATGATAAAAATATAACACTTTGGAATACAGATAACGGGCTTTATCTCCAGCATAATGGAGACCGCTTATATCAATCACATCCCTGGATACTGGGCGTTCGTGCAGACGGCAGTGCCTTTGGCATACTTGCCGATAATACCTGGAAACAGGAAGTTAAACTAACCCAGCCAATAAGTATAGTTAGCGAAGGCCCGGCATTCAGGGTTATTGTGATCGAAAAGAAATCACCACAGGAAGTTGTAAAGGCGCTTGCCCAGCTTACCGGTACGCTGGAGTTACCTCCAATGTGGGCACTGGGCTACCAGCAGTCGCGCTTTTCATACTATCCACAAGGGCAGGTTCAGGAAATTGCAGATAATTTCAGGTCAAAGAAGATCCCGCTGGATGTTATCTGGATGGATATTAATTATATGGATAACTTCAAGATATTTACGTTTGATTCTAACGGCTATGCCGACCCTAAAGGGCTTAACAAGTACCTGCACAGTAAATCGGTTAAATCTGTTTATATGATAGATCCCGGGGTAAAAAAAGAAGCAGGATATAAAGTATATGACCAGGGACAGGCCGGTAACCATTGGGTAGCTGACAAGAACGGACAGCCTTTTGTAGGCAAAGTATGGCCTGAAGCCTGTGTATTCCCTGATTTTACAAATCCTAAAACCAGGACTTGGTGGTCTGGCTTATATAAAGATTTTATGGCGCTGGGCATAGACGGTGTGTGGAACGACATGAACGAACCATCTGTCTTTAACGGCCCGGACGGCTCTATGCCGGCAGATAATAAACATACAGGCGGCGATGGGCTTGCTGCAGGGCCTCACCTGCGTTACCACAATATTTTTGGGATGATGATGGTAAAGGCAACGCGTGAAGGTATACTGGCCGCAAATCCTGACAAGCGACCGTTTGTACTGTCGAGGTCAAACTTTATAGGAGGACAGCGCTACGCTGCAACCTGGACGGGTGATAATGCGTCAAAGTTTGATTATTTAAAAACGTCCATACCCATGTCGATTAATCTTGGGTTATCAGGGCAGCCATTTAGCGGCCCGGATATAGGTGGTTTTGATGGCGACTGCGATGCTAAACTTTTTAGCCAGTGGATTGCTGTGGGTGCTTACTATCCGTTTTGCAGGAACCATACCACAACTGGTTCAGCAGCGCAGGAGCCGTGGGCTTATGGTACTGAAGTAGAAAATATATCAAGAAACGCCATAAACAGGCGTTACCGCCTTTTACCTTACCTGTACACTTTATTCAGGGAGGCATCACAATCGGGCATGCCGGTAATGAGGCCGGTATTCTTTGCAGATACTAAAAACAAGGCTTTGCGCAGCGAAGACCAGGCATTCCTTTTAGGTGGCGACCTTTTGGTTATTCCGCGATGGGCAGAAAAGACACAGCTTCCGCAGGGCAACTGGGTAAACGTACCTTTTGAAGATACCGATGATGGACAGCAGGCTATTGTAAAGATAAGGCCGGGGGCTATAGTGCCACTTGGTAATGTGGTTCAGAGTACCGAAGAATATGCTCCAAAAGAAATTACACTGCTTTTAAACCCTGATGAAAAAGGGAATGTTTATGGCGAGTTTTACGATGATGCAAAAGACGGCTTTGGTTATAAAACCGGTGATTTTGTACTTATTAAATTCGAAGGAAAAGTAAAAGCAGGTAAGGTTAGTGTAAAAGTTAAACAGGCGGAAGGAAAGCGCAAAATAGCCCCACGCTACCGTATAGGACTGGTTACAAAAACCGGTATTAAATACAGCAGCTGGCAGGAAGGCGACACAGTGACTTTATAA